In the genome of uncultured Celeribacter sp., the window CCAGAAGAGGCTGGGCAAGGCAGAGACAAAGAGAGGCGGCGAGGGAGAGAGGTTTCAACATGTGGGTCCTTGACGCGTTTGATCGTGAATCTGAAAATATGTTTGCAAGCATGGCGTTAGGCTTTGCAAAACGCGCGGACCCTAGGGGCGTGAGGCAGGGGCGTCAATGGCAGGGACGGCAGGATTGAGCAAGATTTTGCTCAAGTTTGCCCACGGTGGGATGTCGGTAAGAGATGCGCGAAGCGATCATCGCGCTTGTGCAAGGCGACGCGGCGCGGCACAGTCCGTTTATGCAGGATAACCAAACACCGCCCGCCCCAGAAATGTCCCCTGATATGTCCCAAAAGTCGCCCCGATCCGCCGACCCGATCCGCCTTCGGCTCAGGCTGCATTTCGGCGATCTCTTGATGCTTGGGCCGGGGAAGGCCGATCTGTTGGAGGGCATTCGCGACACCGGCTCCATCGCTGCCGCAGGGCGTGGCATGACGATGAGCTACAAGCGCGCCTGGTCTCTGGTCGAGGAGATGAACACGGCATTTCGCGCGCCCTTGGTGCACTCAAGCCGTGGCGGGGCCCATGGTGGTGGAGCGTCTTTGACGGAGATGGGGGAGCTGGTGCTGACGCATTACCGCCACCTTGAAGAGATCACCTTGCAGGCCGGACAAGACGACATCGCCGCGCTTGAGGCGCTTTTGGCGCCGTAGATTTTCGATATTTCCGGTTGGGAATATCGCTTGCCTTTGAAGTGCTGCTTTGCAATATGTTTTGTGAAACATATCGAAAAAGACTGGACCTGCCATGCTCACCCGTTCCTTGACCGCCGCCTGTCTCGCGGCGCTCCTTGCCACTCCTGCCGCCCTTCACGCCGATCAGATCACCGTCTTCGCCGCCGCCAGCATGACCAATGCTCTGGGCGACATCGAAACCGCCTTCGAGGCCGAGACCGGCCATGATCTGGCAATCTCCTACGCGGGTTCCTCGGCGCTCGCGCGGCAAATCCAACAGGG includes:
- a CDS encoding LysR family transcriptional regulator, with translation MSQKSPRSADPIRLRLRLHFGDLLMLGPGKADLLEGIRDTGSIAAAGRGMTMSYKRAWSLVEEMNTAFRAPLVHSSRGGAHGGGASLTEMGELVLTHYRHLEEITLQAGQDDIAALEALLAP